In the Eremothecium cymbalariae DBVPG#7215 chromosome 7, complete sequence genome, one interval contains:
- the MSI1 gene encoding Msi1p (similar to Ashbya gossypii AEL250C), protein MSTDLLIETAPSFSSSIPEPLQQRYTNWKKNTRLLYEYLNTNSTKWPSLTCQFMPDMDIASDKHRILLSSFTSAQLPEDEAIYISEISTMKHIAWSSLNNFHMEEMEFKVDNQVKLSKNLTETIKIQFPEGDCNRARYMPQNPDVIASASSLGSVYIFDRTKHGSNRPKILGNTFKYDMELKEVESGCNYEASSLAWNYQRSGILAASYSDGDVKIWDITKYNKAQPQLTVPDLRWQVDKEGANEVSWMVHHSSILAVCGEGNGLTILDTRTPTTFSTKRHSCHTGGINAVQFNYDNDFLLCSADSEGTLNICDIRQLEHPVKTWSHLDAVSTIQWNPKFPTVIASAGQNDGLVKIWDLAQEDDPLVFIHGGHMLGVNDIAWNHHDPWVMCSVSNDNSVHIWKPAANIVNGNNS, encoded by the coding sequence ATGTCTACAGATTTGCTTATTGAAACAGCTCCCTCCTTTTCAAGCTCTATCCCTGAGCCCCTTCAACAGCGATACACCAACTGGAAAAAGAATACCAGGCTATtatatgaatatttaaacaCTAATTCGACCAAGTGGCCATCTTTGACTTGTCAGTTTATGCCTGATATGGACATAGCTTCAGATAAACACAGAATATTACTCTCTTCTTTTACTTCTGCTCAACTACCTGAGGATGAAGCAATCTATATTAGTGAAATATCTACAATGAAACACATCGCTTGGAGCTCATTGAATAATTTCCACATGGAGGAAATGGAATTTAAAGTTGATAATCAAGTTAAACTATCGAAGAACCTAACAgaaacaattaaaatacaATTTCCAGAAGGTGATTGTAATAGAGCACGCTACATGCCTCAAAACCCTGATGTAATTGCTAGCGCCTCATCCCTTGGATCCGTATACATATTTGACAGGACAAAACATGGATCAAATAGACCCAAAATACTTGGTAACACTTTCAAGTATGACATGGAACTTAAAGAAGTAGAATCTGGTTGCAATTACGAAGCATCATCACTGGCTTGGAATTACCAACGGAGTGGCATATTGGCGGCGTCTTACAGTGACGGTGACGTTAAGATCTGGGATATCACGAAGTATAACAAAGCTCAACCGCAATTGACAGTTCCAGATCTGAGATGGCAAGTAGATAAAGAAGGCGCAAATGAAGTATCTTGGATGGTTCATCATAGTTCTATCCTGGCCGTTTGTGGAGAGGGTAATGGTTTAACCATCCTGGACACTAGAACACCTACAACATTCAGTACAAAGAGACACAGTTGTCACACTGGTGGAATAAATGCGGTACAATTCAACTACGATAatgattttcttctgtGTTCTGCGGATTCCGAAGGTACCCTAAACATTTGTGATATAAGGCAATTAGAACATCCCGTCAAAACTTGGTCCCATTTGGATGCAGTTTCTACCATACAATGGAATCCAAAATTCCCAACCGTCATAGCCTCGGCAGGCCAAAATGATGGCCTAGTCAAGATATGGGATTTAGCCCAGGAGGATGATCCTTTAGTTTTTATACATGGCGGTCATATGCTCGGCGTCAATGACATCGCTTGGAACCATCATGACCCCTGGGTAATGTGCAGTGTGTCCAATGATAATTCAGTACACATATGGAAACCAGCAGCAAACATTGTTAATGGTAACAACTCTTGA
- the ATP4 gene encoding F1F0 ATP synthase subunit 4 (similar to Ashbya gossypii AEL251C): protein MLFTHFHVLVRWFCSKQVNNGINLLFLIGARLLSTPAPEDPKVKASAILNALPGNSALSKTGILATSAAAALYAISNELYVIDAETILVGTFAGVCVLIAKLLAPLYKDFADNRIKHVSNILNSSRTKHVDAVKSRIDSVSELKNVTTTTKVLFDVSKETLELEAKAFELKQQVELAAEAKSVLDSWVRYEASVRQMQQQQLTESVIAKVKTELVNPKFQERVLQQSVADVEKLLANLK from the exons ATGTTATTTACCCATTTCCATGTTCTAGTGCGATGGTTCTGTTCTAAACAAGTTAACAATGGCATtaatcttttgttttt AATTGGTGCTCGTCTTCTTTCAACACCTGCCCCAGAAGATCCAAAAGTGAAGGCATCTGCAATCCTTAATGCTTTGCCTGGTAATTCTGCTTTATCCAAGACTGGTATCCTGGCTACCTCTGCGGCTGCGGCTTTGTATGCCATATCTAACGAGTTGTATGTTATAGATGCTGAAACAATCTTAGTGGGTACATTCGCTGGTGTGTGTGTCTTGATTGCCAAGTTGCTAGCTCCTTTGTACAAAGATTTCGCTGATAACAGAATCAAGCATGTTTCTAATATCCTAAATTCCTCTAGAACAAAACACGTTGATGCTGTTAAGTCTAGGATTGACTCTGTGTCggaattaaaaaatgttactactactaccaAAGTCTTGTTTGATGTTTCTAAAGAAACCCTTGAATTGGAAGCAAAAGCCTTTGAGTTAAAGCAACAAGTTGAATTGGCTGCGGAGGCTAAATCAGTTTTGGATTCATGGGTGAGATACGAGGCTTCTGTTCGTCAAatgcaacagcagcaactgACTGAATCTGTCATTGCTAAGGTTAAAACTGAATTGGTCAATCCAAAGTTCCAGGAGAGGGTTTTGCAACAATCCGTtgctgatgttgaaaaattattggCCAATTTGAAATGA